The genomic DNA TGCTGATGATGGTGCGCGCGCCCGGCGCCAACCGCACCGGCGGAGAAGCCGACCTGGCCGCGCTGCGGTCGGGACAGATCGTCGTCGGCTTCGCCGATCCGCTCGGGAACCTCGACGCGGTCCGCGCCGCGGCGGCGAAGGGCATCTCGCTCCTCGCGATGGAGATGGTCCCGCGGATCACCCGCGCCCAGAGCATGGACGCCCTGTCGTCGATGGCGACGATTTCCGGGTACAAGGCGGTGCTCCTGGCGGCCGCGGCCCTGCCGCGGATGTTCCCGCTGATGATGACGGCGGCCGGGACCATCACGCCCGCGCACGTGTTCGTCGTCGGCGCCGGAGTGGCGGGCCTGCAGGCCATCGCCACCTCGCGGAAGCTCGGAGCGGTGGTCAGCGGCTACGACGTCCGCCCCGCCGTGAAGGAGCAGGTCGAGTCGCTCGGCGGCAAGTTCGTCGAACTCGAGCTGGAAACCGAGGAAGCCGAGGACGAGGGCGGTTACGCGAAGCAGCTCGGCGAGGAGTTCTACCGCAAGCAGCGCGAGATGATGGCCAGGGTGGTCGCGGACAGCGACGTCGTGATCACCACGGCCGCCATCCCCGGCAAGCGTTCGCCGGTGCTCGTCACGGAGCCGATGGTGGCCAGCATGCGGGCGGGCTCCGTCATCGTCGATCTCGCCGCGGAGCGGGGCGGCAACTGCGAGCTGACCCGCGCCGACGAGGAGGTCCACGCGCACGGGGTGACGATCCTCGGGCCGACCAATCTCCCGTCGACGGTGCCGTACCACGCAAGCCAGATGTACTCGAAAAACCTGGTCAACCTCCTCCAGCTCCTGATCAAGGACGGCCAGCCGCAGCTCGAGACCGAGGATGAGGTCATCCGCGGCACGCTGGTCACGCACTCTGGATCGGTCGTTCACCCGCGGATCGCCGAGCTGCTCGGCGAAGCCGCAGCCGCGGGCGGCAACACGCCCGGAAAGGACGCGTGATGGAAGGACTGATTGCGGCCTTCACCATCTTCGTGCTGGCGATCTTCGTCGGCTTCGAGATCATCACCAAGATCCCGCCGACGCTGCACACCCCGCTGATGTCGGGCTCGAATGCGATCTCCGGGATCACCATCATCGGAGCGCTGATCTCGGCGGGATCGGAGAACCAGTTCGTGCCGAAGATGCTCGGGTTCGTCGCGGTCATCTTCGCGACGATCAACGTCATCGGCGGTTTTCTCGTCACGCACCGGATGCTGGAAATGTTCCGGAAGAAGGACTGAGCCGTGGACATCACGCTGAGCCCCACCCTGATCAACCTGTCGTATCTGGTCGCGTCGGTCCTGTTCATCTTCGGGCTGAAGGGGCTGACGCATCCGCGGACGGCCGTCCGCGGCAACCTCCTCGGCGCCCTCGGCATGGCCGTCGCGGTGGTGGCCACGCTCCTCGCCAAGGAGATCATCTCCTATCAGTGGATCATCCTCGGCTTCGTCATCGGCGGCCTGTTCGGCGCCGTGCTCGCGATCAAGATCCACATGACGGCGATGCCGCAGCTGGTGGCCCTCTTCAACGGCTTTGGCGGCGGAGCGTCCGTCCTCGTGGCGGGGGCGGCGCTTCTCGAGCTGGTGATCGAGCACAAGGCCCTGTCGACGCAGTTCACGGTGGCGACAGCCGCGTCCGGCCTGATCGGCGCGGTGACCTTCTGGGGCAGCCTCGTCGCCTTCGCCAAGCTGCAGGAGCTGATCAGCGGCAACCAGATCATCTTCCCCGGACAGCAGGCGATCAACGCGATCATCGGGGCCGCCGCCCTCGGCCTTTGCGGCTACCTCGTCTACGCCCCCGAGCAGACCCTGACGTACTGGGTGCTCGTCGCGGTCTCCTCGGTGCTCGGGATCCTGCTGGTGATCCCCATCGGGGGTGCGGACATGCCGGTGGTCATCGCCCTGCTGAACTCCTATTCCGGTCTCGCCGCCGCCGCCACCGGATTCGTGCTCTCGAACTCGGTCCTGATCATCTCGGGATCGCTGGTCGGCGCGTCGGGGATCATCCTGACGCAGATCATGTGCAAGGCGATGAACCGCTCCCTGGCGCATGTCCTGTTCGGGGTCCTCGGGGAGGCCGGCGAGAAGGCCAGCGCGGACGACGTGTACGCGGGCCGCGTCAAGTCGGCATCCGCGGAGGAGGTCGCGATGCTGCTGGAGAACGCCCGGCAGGTCGTGATCGTCCCCGGCTACGGCATGGCGGTGGCCCAGGCGCAGCACGCGGTGCGGGACCTGATGAACCTGCTCGAGTCGCGCGGCACCAACGTCGAGTTCGCCATCCATCCGGTCGCCGGCCGCATGCCCGGCCACATGAACGTGCTCCTCGCCGAGGCCGACGTTCCGTACGACAAGCTCAAGGAGATGGACGAGATCAACCCTTCGCTCGAGCAGACCGACGTCGCGATCGTGCTCGGGGCCAACGACGTGGTCAACCCCGTGGCCAGGACCGATCCCAAGAGCCCGATCGCCGGGATGCCGATCATCAACGTCGACAAGGCGCGCACGGTGGTGGTCATCAAGCGCAGCCTGAGCCCCGGATTCGCCGGCATCCCCAATCCGCTCTTCGCCGCCGACAACACGCTCATGCTCTTCGGCGACGGAAAGAAGGCGGTCCTGGAGCTGATCTCCGCACTCAAGGAGGCGGCGTAGCCCGGCCGGATCGGCGCGGGCACGCCGCCGCCCGCGGTGCCGCCCGGAGGGCAGGCCGATGACGCTCCGCGTCGTGATCGTTGGGGCCGGCGTCGTCGGCCGCACCTGCGCCCTGCGCCTGTCGCGGGACGGCCATGACGTCGTGGTGGTCGAGCGCGACCCGCAGAAGGCGCGCGAGATCCTCGACAAGCTCGACGTCCAGGTCATCACCGGGAACGGCTGCTCCCTCTCCGTCCTGCGAGAGGCGGGCCTGGGCCGCGCCGATCTCCTCCTTGCCGTCACCGACTCCGACGAGATGAACCTGATCGCGGCCCTGCTCGCGGGCACCGCGTTCGACGTGAGGACCAAGGTCGTGCGCCTGCGCGCCGACGAGTACCTGGACAACGTCGCCGAGCTTGCACGGAGCTGGCGCGGGAAGACCTACGGGTTCAGTCCGGACCGCGTGGCCGCCGCCCGCATCGGCGCGATGCTCGACGTGCCCCACGCTGTCGACGTCGCCGAGATGCTGGACGGCAGCGTGATCGTCGCTGGTTTTCGGGTGGGACCCGAATGCCCGCTGGTCGGGCGCAGCATGGCCTCCCTCCGGAAGCAGTATCGGGACGCACAGGTGCTCGTCGCGGCGATCTACCGGAAGGGCAAAGCCCTCATCCCGGGAGGCTCGACCGCGCTGGAGGTGGGGGACGTCGCCTACTTCTCGGCCGTCAAGAAAGAGATCGGTCAGGTCGTCCGCCTGATGGGGCACCGGTTCGACCGGGAGCCGCGCGTGGTCATCGGAGGCGGCGGTCACATCGCGCGGAACGTGGCGCGCTACGCCCTGGAACGCGGGCTCCGGACCACGCTCATTCTCAGCCGGCGCGACGAGGCCGAGGAGCTGGCGGTGGCGATGCCGGAGGCGACGGTCCTTTGCGGCCCCGTCACGGACGAGGATCTCCTCGCCGAGGCGGGGATCGACAGCCACACCACTTTCGTCGCGGCCACGCGGAACCACGAGAACAACCTCCTTTCCTCCGTCTTGGCGCGCCGGGCCGGCGCCTCGCGGGTGATCACTCTCGTGGACAACCCGACCTACATCCTGGTCGCCGAGCAGATGGGCCTGGACGCGGTGGTGTCCCCTCGACTCGGAGCGGTGAGCGCCATCCTCAGGTTCGTCCGGGGCGCCCACTACGAGGAGGTGGCCAGCCTTCCGCACGAGCTGATCGAGGTGGCCGCGATCGACGTCGACGAGAGCTCGCCTTTGGCTGGCAAGCCGCTCGGGGAGGTGGGGTTGCCGCCCGGGGTTCTGATCACGGCGGTGAGAACGCCGGCCGGCGTGTCGATCCCGGGCGGCCGGGACACGATCCCCCCCGGCTCGCACGCCCTCGCCTTCGTGCTCGCCGAGGCCGCCGAGCGGTTCGCCGAGTGGCTGGAGCGGTGAAGCGGCGATGAACCTGCGGCAGGATCTGCGCATCGTCGGTTTTCTGGCGTGGCTCCTGGGCGGCTTCCTGCTGCTCCCGCTGGCGCTGGCGCTGGCGTTCGGCGAGCCGGCGGGCTGCTTCGCCGGCGCGATCGCGCTGGCCCTCCTGCTCGGCCTGGCCGGCTGGCTCGCCGGCCGCGGTTCGCGGGCGCAGATCCTGGTGCGCGACGGTTTCCTGGTCGTCACCACCGGCTGGATCACCGTGTCCCTGCTCGGCGCGGTGCCCTACGTGCTCGCGGGCCGCCTCGGGCCGATCGACGCGATCTTCGAGTCGGTCTCCGGCTTCACGACGACCGGCTCGTCGGTGCTGACCGACATCGAGGCGTGGCCCGCCTCGCTCCTGTTCTGGCGAGCGCTCACGCAGTGGATCGGCGGCATGGGGATCATCCTGTTCACGATCGCCGTGCTGCCGGTGCTCGGCGTCGGCGGGATGCAGCTGTTCAAGGCCGAGGCGCCCGGACCGGTCACCGACAAGCTCGCCCCCAGGCTGTCGGTGACCGCCCGCTACCTCTGGGGCACCTACGTCGGCCTGACCGCGGCGGAGGTGCTGCTGCTCGTCCTGGGCGGCATGCCCCTTCTGGAGGCGGTCGACCACGCGTTCACCACGATGGCGACGGGCGGATTCTCGCCGCGGAACGCGTCCATCGCCGCTTATCCGAGCAGCTACATCCACTGGGTGGTGATCCTCTTCATGTTCCTCGCCAGCGTCAATTTCGTGATCCACTTCCGGATCGCCACGGGCCGCTGGCGAGAGGCCCTGCGCGACGAAGAGCTGCACTGGTACGTGTTGATGGTGCTCTTTTTCGCCGGCACTGCGACCGCCGTGCTCGTCGCCGAGGGTCAGGCGATCGGTCAGGCGGTCGAGGACGCGTTTTTCACCGTCGTCTCGCTGATCTCCACGACCGGCTACTCGACGGCCGATTTCGAGCGCTGGCCGCCGGTGCTCCATGCGTTGATCTTCCCCATCCTCGCGGTGGGCGGGATGGCGGGATCGACGGCCGGGGGATTCAAGACGCTGCGCACGCTGATCGCGTTCCGCGCGCTCCGCATGAGCTTCCGCCGGATGATCCACCCCCACGCCGTGACCCCGGTCGTCTATCGCGGCAACCCGGTCCCGCGCGACGTGCTGGCGGCGATCTGGGGCTTTTTCGCCCTCTACCTGACCCTGGCCGCCGCGGGAACACTGGTGCTGGGCGCGGCCGGCGCGGATCCCGAGACGGCATGGAGCGCCACGCTCACGGCCATGGCTGGGATCGGCCCGGGACTGGGCGGCGTCGGGCCGACCGACAATTTCGCCTGGCTCGCCGGCTACGCGAAGCTGGCGCTGAGCGGGCTGATGCTCGCCGGCCGGCTCGAGCTGTACACGCTGATCCTCGTCTTCCTTCCCGGCTTCTGGCGCCGGTGACCCCCTCGCCCCCTCGGGCCGATCGGCGTAACTTGTCGGTCGGGCTGGGCCGGAGGTGCATGCGATGCGGTGGTGCGGACGAATCGTCGCGGCGGCTCTCGTCCTTTCGGCCGGCGTGCCGGTGCCGGGGGCGGACGCGGCGGCCGATCTCGACGCCGCCCTGCGGGCGACCTACATCCACGGGATCACGGAAGAGATCGCCCGGCGCGCCGTCGGGGAGGAGGGCGTGCCGCGCATCCTCGAGCTGCTCGGCGACCCGGGATTCGACCGGCGCGACAACCTCGTCGGCTTCCTCGCGCATCTCGGCGGCCCGGAGGCGCGCGCGGCGCTCGTCGCCTTTCTCGACCGTCCGCCGGCCTCCGGCTCGATTCCGGAGGAGGACCGGGCCCTGCTGCTCGCGCCGCAGGCGCTCGGGATGATCGCTGCGCGCGGGGACGCCCCGGCGCTCGAGCTGCTGCTCGAGTGGACCGATCCCGCCGGCGACCGGTCGCTCCTGCGCCGCGCCGCCTCGCGCTCGCCCGACCCGGAGCGGATGGGGGCCGACCTGGTGGAGATGGCCTTGCGGGGGCTCGCCTGGAGCGGCGCGCCGGAAGCGGGGGACCGGCTCCTGGCCCTCGCCGAGGGACGCCTGGAACTCGCGCCGGCCGGCCGCGACCTGGGACCGATCGCCGCGGACCTGCTCGCGCTCTGGCGGAGCCGCAGCCGGCACCGCGCGCCGGCGGCGGCCGGCCTGCCTCCCACGGACGGCCGGCGCGCGCAGCTCGACCCCGGACCGGAGCCCGGCCCGCGCCCGGAGACATCCTCCTTCGACCCGGCCCTGCGCGTGCACGATTCCGGTCTGACCTACGCCAACCACGTCGATCTGACGAACAAGATGACCGACGCCCGTCTCGACGACGTCCTCGAGAACGCGAGCCTCCGCGCGGGGCGATCCGACTACTCGGGAGACGTGGCCTGCTGCATCACCGTCAGCCGTTCGGGCACGGCCCGGAGCTTCGGGACCCCGGGGGACGGACGCGACACGATCGACAGCTCGTCGGAGATGACGAGTGTCCTCAACGATCCCGCCGCGCGGGTGAAGGTCGTTCGCGCGATCAACTACTGCGGTGGCCCCGGGTTCAACATCATCGGGTGCGCCTGGACCCCCGGCAACGGGATGGCCGTGGTGCGGCTGAGCAACATCAACACCGAGGCGATCACCTGGATCCACGAGTACGGGCACAACACCGGCCTGTTCCACGTGAGCGACTCCCGCCGGATCATGCACGGCACGAACTACGGCACGAACAACGGCCTGGCGCAGTTCGAGTGCGACACGTACCACTCGCCGAGCCCCGCCGCCGGGATGACCCCGGTGGACACGGGCGCTTGCACCGACAACGACGGGGACGAGGTGCAAGACGGAATCGACAACTGCCCGGACGTCGCCAACTCGGGCCAGAGCGACGGAGACGGCGACACGGTCGGGAACGCCTGTGACAACTGCCCCAGCGATGCCAACGCCGACCAGCTCGATTTCGACGGCGACGGATCGGGAGACGTCTGCGACCCGGACGACGACAACGACGGCGTCGGCGACACCCAGGACTGCGCGCCGCTGAACGCCTCGCTGTGGAGCGCCGCCGGACCGGCGACCGCGGTGCGCTTCGACCCGGGG from Acidobacteriota bacterium includes the following:
- a CDS encoding NAD(P)(+) transhydrogenase (Re/Si-specific) subunit beta; amino-acid sequence: MSPTLINLSYLVASVLFIFGLKGLTHPRTAVRGNLLGALGMAVAVVATLLAKEIISYQWIILGFVIGGLFGAVLAIKIHMTAMPQLVALFNGFGGGASVLVAGAALLELVIEHKALSTQFTVATAASGLIGAVTFWGSLVAFAKLQELISGNQIIFPGQQAINAIIGAAALGLCGYLVYAPEQTLTYWVLVAVSSVLGILLVIPIGGADMPVVIALLNSYSGLAAAATGFVLSNSVLIISGSLVGASGIILTQIMCKAMNRSLAHVLFGVLGEAGEKASADDVYAGRVKSASAEEVAMLLENARQVVIVPGYGMAVAQAQHAVRDLMNLLESRGTNVEFAIHPVAGRMPGHMNVLLAEADVPYDKLKEMDEINPSLEQTDVAIVLGANDVVNPVARTDPKSPIAGMPIINVDKARTVVVIKRSLSPGFAGIPNPLFAADNTLMLFGDGKKAVLELISALKEAA
- a CDS encoding TrkH family potassium uptake protein, translating into MNLRQDLRIVGFLAWLLGGFLLLPLALALAFGEPAGCFAGAIALALLLGLAGWLAGRGSRAQILVRDGFLVVTTGWITVSLLGAVPYVLAGRLGPIDAIFESVSGFTTTGSSVLTDIEAWPASLLFWRALTQWIGGMGIILFTIAVLPVLGVGGMQLFKAEAPGPVTDKLAPRLSVTARYLWGTYVGLTAAEVLLLVLGGMPLLEAVDHAFTTMATGGFSPRNASIAAYPSSYIHWVVILFMFLASVNFVIHFRIATGRWREALRDEELHWYVLMVLFFAGTATAVLVAEGQAIGQAVEDAFFTVVSLISTTGYSTADFERWPPVLHALIFPILAVGGMAGSTAGGFKTLRTLIAFRALRMSFRRMIHPHAVTPVVYRGNPVPRDVLAAIWGFFALYLTLAAAGTLVLGAAGADPETAWSATLTAMAGIGPGLGGVGPTDNFAWLAGYAKLALSGLMLAGRLELYTLILVFLPGFWRR
- a CDS encoding NAD(P) transhydrogenase subunit alpha produces the protein MEGLIAAFTIFVLAIFVGFEIITKIPPTLHTPLMSGSNAISGITIIGALISAGSENQFVPKMLGFVAVIFATINVIGGFLVTHRMLEMFRKKD
- the trkA gene encoding Trk system potassium transporter TrkA, giving the protein MTLRVVIVGAGVVGRTCALRLSRDGHDVVVVERDPQKAREILDKLDVQVITGNGCSLSVLREAGLGRADLLLAVTDSDEMNLIAALLAGTAFDVRTKVVRLRADEYLDNVAELARSWRGKTYGFSPDRVAAARIGAMLDVPHAVDVAEMLDGSVIVAGFRVGPECPLVGRSMASLRKQYRDAQVLVAAIYRKGKALIPGGSTALEVGDVAYFSAVKKEIGQVVRLMGHRFDREPRVVIGGGGHIARNVARYALERGLRTTLILSRRDEAEELAVAMPEATVLCGPVTDEDLLAEAGIDSHTTFVAATRNHENNLLSSVLARRAGASRVITLVDNPTYILVAEQMGLDAVVSPRLGAVSAILRFVRGAHYEEVASLPHELIEVAAIDVDESSPLAGKPLGEVGLPPGVLITAVRTPAGVSIPGGRDTIPPGSHALAFVLAEAAERFAEWLER
- a CDS encoding Re/Si-specific NAD(P)(+) transhydrogenase subunit alpha, translated to MIVGVPKETFAGERRVALVPALVPALTKLGIEVVVEAGAGTAAGFPDDEYREKGARIAAERREVFERADLLMMVRAPGANRTGGEADLAALRSGQIVVGFADPLGNLDAVRAAAAKGISLLAMEMVPRITRAQSMDALSSMATISGYKAVLLAAAALPRMFPLMMTAAGTITPAHVFVVGAGVAGLQAIATSRKLGAVVSGYDVRPAVKEQVESLGGKFVELELETEEAEDEGGYAKQLGEEFYRKQREMMARVVADSDVVITTAAIPGKRSPVLVTEPMVASMRAGSVIVDLAAERGGNCELTRADEEVHAHGVTILGPTNLPSTVPYHASQMYSKNLVNLLQLLIKDGQPQLETEDEVIRGTLVTHSGSVVHPRIAELLGEAAAAGGNTPGKDA